The DNA segment AGAGACAGAAGAGGATGCCGGTGAATGCGGAGGCGTATCTGGATATTTTGAATAGGTGTGTAGCCTATAACTAGGTTAGGTCACGGGATGTTGATGGCTAAGACTTAATTTTAATCTTTGATAGGCTGTTAGAACCCCTGGCAATCGTTAAGGGTCCGATGGGGCTGAGGACGTGGTTAGCGGAAGTTCAGTATTTCATGGGGTTGATGAAGCAGCGTTCGTTTAGCGGTAGACCTTTGTGAGTGCAAAAATTCAAGGCTTTCTAATTTGGGTGGGTAGGTAAGTATACcgagctgatatcttgtatTGTACGTGATCGTAGAACGCCGAGAGAACGTCAGGTATTGGTCTGGTACTCTGCTAGATGGAGGGAGCTGCGTGGAGGACCTGTGAGTGGCTCTCACTGAAATAGCGAACACCATCCTGTAGATTGAACGCTGATCTGGCGAATTGATTTGACATCGATAGTGCGATATGGGTCGTCCGGAAGCGCAGATCGTGAGTTATACCTAAATCTGCTTGGGTCCAATCAGGGATGTCGACTGATCGCAATGGTGTGATAGGTCCTTATCGCCTTAGGCGAATTATCACGATTCTAAATATGCCCCTGCCGAAAAGCCATCACTCCCACAGTTCGAGTATAATCCAAAGAATAATATCCTACAGAATCGAATCGCATCACATCGCATCACATCGCATAGCATTGCATAGCATCGCATGGAGTCGTGTCAATGACCATCAGTGATAAATCATTTTGTACCACATAGAAGAGACCACACATAACTTAGTCAGTACCAATCAGTCAGTATCAGTCAATATCATCTTATACAACAAACATATCATCAGTGTTAATTTACAGCATATGTACAATTGGATTCTGGTTCATATCTCGTAGCGTTTCATGCATGTGCCCATACTTTATATGTATCTATCTGCTTTACGCGAGGGTGTGATGTTGAATTGGGTAAGACGGTAGAACGACTACAAAATGCCACGTCCTGTTAATATTATCAttcctccacccctcccatcatcctgctTTCTTTCGAtgctctctctctctcgttACTTTGTAAATACCAGTGAACAACCAGGTTATCTCTTGACTGATTGactctctcaatctccatcGAAAAGCATCAATTGACTGtccaatctccatctctccatcaacaGCAACCACGATAAGAGATAcagtcaagtcaagatgcACTTGCTCAACTTGACGCTTCAGGCTCCATCGAATATCACCTCAGCCGTTGTTGGTTCTTTCTCCGGTACGAAGGGACAGGAGATACTGGCTGTTAGAGGTGGGACAAAGTTGGAGATTTTGAAGTTGAATACTTCTACTGGACAGCGTAAGTCAGACTTTGCTCATCTTTCTACAATATGGACCGCGTAATCGTGTtgtgggagaggagaaagaagttTGATGAGCTAATCTTTCTATGTCTGTTTGTCAGTGGATACGATATGTTCGACAGAGGTAGGTCATCGACTCAGCTGTCTTTCGATGAGAGTGTCTCAGCTGACGAATACGTATGGTCCTTAATAGGCTTTTGGAACTGTCAGGAATGTAGTGGGATTCAGGTTAGCGGGGATGACGAAAGGTGTGTTTATGCTCGTCTTTTCCCCCTTTCTCTTCGGTTCACGAAACCAGATGATGGCGTGGCacgaagagatgggagacTGATGACTGACCTTACTACCCTACAACAGACTACATCCTGGCGTCTTCGGATTCCGGTAGATTATCAATAATCGAATTCGTAGTCGCCCCAACACCGCACTTTGAGAGTCTGTATCAGGAAGTATATGGGAAGTCAGGGAGTCGGTGAGTCAGGAGTCTCGCTGAATATCAACTGTAGAGGCGCTACAGATCATTAAAGCTGATTTGCTTTGATGGGTAGACGAGTTGTACCTGGACAATATCTGGCTGTAGACCCAAAAGGAAGAAGTTGTCTGGTAGGAGCGTGAGTAAATAATTTATCTGAAATTGAGAAGAACGTTTCACTGACATCCGCTTTTGCACAGAATCGAGAAGTACGTTTAATCCCtgacctctcttccctcatcGACTTTGCTAATAGTCACCTCGCAGATCGAAATTAGTATACGTATTGAACCGAAATTCAGAAGGCAAACTATTCCCCTCATCACCTTTAGAAGCTCACCGAAATCATAACTTAGTAACTCACATCGTCGGCGtggatcaggtgagctatctctTACCCGATCAGATTCCCGTCTCAAGCTGACAGGACATTCGTAGGGTTATGATAACCCACTTTACGCTGCGTTGGAGATGGATTATTCGGAGAGCGATGAAGATCCAACTGGAGAGGCATACGAGAATGTACAAAAGGTGGGTGACCTTAAACTGCTTCTATCAATCGCCTGCTAATCTGAAGATGCTAGTACTTGACATTCTACGAACTCGATCTGGGTCTGAATCACGTAGTGAGGAAATGGAGTGAACCAACGGATAGAAGGGCAAATTTGCTTGTTCAAGGTGAGCCGTCATTAGAGACAACGAAAATATTACAGGTCAAAGCTAACACTGTATCTAGTACCCGGTGGACAGAATGCAAGTTCTGATAGGTTCGATGGGCCTTCTGGTGTATTGGTCTGTACGGAAGATCACATAATATGGAAACATATGGACGTAGAAGCGCACAGAATACCTATACCCAGACGTAGGAACCCATTAGCTCAGCGGGGAGAGAAGAGTAGAGGGTTGATCATCGTCGCAGCGGTGATGCACAAGATCAAGGTAAGCTGTTATGGTCACTCATATGTAGACaacatagctgatatcccattctcagggtgcattcttcttcctgctgCAATCTGAAGATGGAGATCTGTACAAAGTGTGGATAGAAcatgaaggagaagatgtcagAGCATTGAAGATCAAGTACTTCGATACAGTTCCAGTGGCGAACAGTCTGTGTATCTTGAAAAGTGGTTACCTGTTCGTAGCGAGCGAGTTCAGTGATCAGTGAGTAGCTTCACTTGGAATGTCTTCATTCGACCATCAGCTACGTACTGACATGTTAATCAGGAATCTATACCAGTTCCAAGCtttgggtgatgatgatggagagcAGGAATGGTCATCAACAGATTACCCAGATAACGGAAATATCGAAGGACCATTACCCTAtgccttcttcaaccctAGACCCCTCCAGAACCTCCTTCAAGTCGATACTCTCTCGTCACTCGATCCTATTACCGATGCGTCAGTCGTCAACCTCCTGGGACCAGGTTCCGATACCCCTCAGATCTATGCTGCCTGTGGAAGAGGGCCTAGGAGTACCTTCAGGACTCTCAAACACGGCTTGGACGTTTCCGTGTTggtcagctcacctctgccGGGTGTGCCCACCAATGTCTGGACATTGAAGTTgactgaagaaggtgagctacacAGAGTTTCCTCCTACTCGAAGCTCGCTGACGCAACCGATCCCATTCAGATGAACACGACTCGTATATTGTCCTTTCATTCCCTAACGGTACTCTTGTCCTCTCTATCGGTGCAACTATCGAAGAAGTCAACGATACTGGGTTCCTCTCTTCCGGACCTACACTAGCAGTACAGCAGCTCGGTGAAGCAGGCTTATTGCAGGTGCACCCATATGGTCTAAGACATATCAGAGGAGCCGATAGAGTGGATGAATGGCCCGCCCCGCCTGGTCAGACCATCGTCGCTGCTACTACCAACAAGCGACAGGTGGTCATTGCGTTGAGCACAGCTGAACTGGTCTACTTCGAGCTTGACCCTGAGGGTTCATTGAGTGAATACCAAGATAAGAAGTCGTTGCCTGGCAATGCCACTTGCTTGAGTATTGCTGAGGTACCAGAAGGAAGGAGGCGAACGCCTTTCTTGGTGAGTACATCTCACACTTGCGTTATGACTGTTTGCTGATGTAAAGATTATAGGCTGTTGGATGTGACAACCAGACCGTTTCAGTCATATCTCTCGAGCCAGATAGTACCCTTACCACCTTATCTTTACAAGTGAGCTAATTGTGTTAAGATCAGTCAGAATACAGCTGACAATCTGTTTAGGCTCTGACAGCcccaccatcttccatctgTCTCGCCGAGATCTTCGACACTTCCATCGACAAGAACCGAGCGACAATGTTCCTGAACATAGGTTTAGCCAACGGTGTGCTTCTAAGGACAGTGGTAGATCCTGTAGACGGATCATTGTCGGATACTCGATTACGATTCTTGGGTGCGAAACCACCTAAATTGGTCAGATCAACTATACATGGTCAACCCTCAGTCATGGCCTTCTCAAGTCGAACGTGGTTGTTATACACATATCAAGATATGCTACAGACTCAGCCATTGATCTACGATACACTCGAGTACGCCTGGAATCTGTCGGCCGCTATGTGTCCTGATGGGTTGATTGGTATTTCCGGCAATACCTTGAGGTAGGTCATTCAGACGGTAAACTAAGGGAACCCGGCTAATGATCTGGCTTCTAATAGGATATTCACGATACCCAAACTAGGTGAAAAGCTCAAACAAGACGTACTACCCTTATCCTACACTCCACGAAAATTCGTCAGTCACCCATACAACACTGTATTCTACATGATAGAATCGGACCACCGGACCTACTCTCCAACGGCTATTGATAGGATCgtcagagagaaggaagcgaATGGCAGTCGGGTTGATACTTCGTTGTTATCCTTGCCGCCCAATGAGTTTGGTAGGCCTCGAGCTGCAGCTGGTCATTGGGCGTCGTTATTGAGGGTGTTGGATCCTttgactgtgagtgatgtgCATCCTTATCAACAGATGTTGACGCGATCGGAGAAATGTACCCTTTTTCTTTGAAGTGAGGCTCTCTTGGAAGATGCTTGCTGATTAGGACTATCGATTGTAGAACGAATCTATAGCAACGTTTGAtttggacgaagatgaggctgCTTTCTCAATGACCATAGCGTACTTCgaacgaggtggaggagaacCATTCCTTGTTGTTGGAACCGGTGTCAAGACGACCCTTGCACCTAAAAGCTGTCAAGAAGGTTGGTTGAGGGTGTATGCTATCAAGGAACAGGGGAGAGTATTGGAGTTCATGCACAAGGTGAGTATAGCACTCAATCCTTTTGAGCTGTTCGAGAGTGTGCGCTGAAGGTGTTTCCATCTCGCAGACCAAAACCGACGATGTACCGCTATGTCTCGCTGCTTTCCAAGGTTTCTTACTTGCTGGTGTAGGCAAATCGTTGAGGCTGTATGAGATGGGTAAAAAGGCATTATTGCGAAAATGCGAGAACAacgtgagtcagctcacGATCATGCGTACATGTCGACTCTCAAAGCTGATCTTTGATTCCATGGCATTTAGTCTTTCCCCACTGGCGTAGCGACCATCAACGTGCAAGGTGCGCGAATAATAGTAGGAGACATGCAAGAATCGACATTCTACTGTGTATATCGATCTGTGCCTACTCGACAGTTATTGGTGTTTGCCGATGATACCCAACCTAGGTGGTTGACCTGCGTGACAGAGGTGGATTACGAAACGATAGTGTGTGGTGATAAATTCGGAAACATCTTCTTAAATCGACTAGATTCAAGGACATCGGAGActgtggatgatgatccaaCCGGAGCGACAATCTTACATGAGAAGTCGTTTTTGATGGGTGCAGCGCACAAGACGGAGTTGCTCGCTCACTATAACGTTGGTAGTATTGTTACCTCCATTACCAAGATACCTTTAGTAGCTGGTGGGAGGGACGTTCTGGTGTATACCACCGTATCTGGATCAGTGGGCGCATTGATCCCATTCGTCAGTATGGATGATGTGGAGTTTATGAGTACTTTGGAGATGGTAAGTCTACTTTCGCCTTCCTTACTTTGTCAAGATGGGACGATCAAAGGCTGATAATGTAATGATTGGTAATAGCACATGAGGTCCCAAAATGTCTCATTGGTAGGACGTGATCACCTGGCCTACAGGGGCTATTACGTCCCAGTCAAGGGAGTGATCGATGGAGATCTATGTGAAAATTTCAATCTGTTACCTTATAGTAAACAGCAGGCTATCGCTGCTGATCTCGATGAGAGGAGTGTAGGAGATGtgttgaagaagttggaacAGATGAGAACGAGTAGTGCTTTCTAGTGTTAGGTTATAAGGTGTATTGTAATGAGTAGGATAGAATTCATATACATATAGTATGCATTACTGGTCCTGCTGCTGTATTTTAATGTTATTGTAAGGAGAAGCATGGTGCTCGCGCAGAAGAAAGGATTCAAATGAGAATTGTGACATTGGACATTGGACAATGGATATCGGACAAAGCCGATTGAAACATGCCCACTTTATCTCGTATCTCGATCTGCTAGGATCTCACTCTATCTCAAGTCCCAATAAACCCTTtgttttcctcttctctcttctctcttcttctcttcactaACAATCCACTGAGCTGTGCTTGTATTGTTCGATTATCAATTCGACTCTCAAACCTGACAAACTGAGTTATCATGGCATACGATCTCGATCCACTCCCTCGAACGGCCACTCCCTCGGACTATACGAGGTTCAAGTTCGATCCTGCCAATGTGGGGGATAAGAGGATAGTAGGGTTATTGGCTTGTCAGCGTGAGTTTGGATAgcatatcatcctcttcccttgCTATGAGGTTGGCCACCGTCTCGACACGAAGGCAATTGTCATTTGACATTGGGTAGACATTGGCTGACAGCTCTGTTATCAGGTGATCCGTTATTACGGTCGTTGAAGACTAGAGTCCACGCTGTCAAAGAGGCAAGTATCAAGACTGCTCCACCACCGAAGGGGAAAGGTAATAAGAAGAAAGGAGGTGACGAGATACCtaaagaagggaagatggaagataaAGGAAAGTTGTATGAGGTCGAGTTACTGGACACTGTCATCTTCcctgagggtgagtcaagACTCGGTcaaaggaggatggtgatCGGGGACATGCTAATGTTTTTTGGTGTTGTGAAAAGGTGGGGGGCAACCATCAGATACGGGACGTATGAACGTACTTGATCCCATTGGTGGGGTGAAACAGAGTTTCGTTATTGAAAGTTGTCTAAGGAGGAAATTGGATAGCGTTCATCTAGTCAGGATACCGCCTGGGACAGAGGTGGATCTGAAAGAGGGCGATGAGGTTGAATTGGTCGTAGATTGGGATAGGAGAATGGACCATGTAAGTTCATTGAGCTCTCACTAGCATGTCGTCTcgatatactgtacatttTCTTCCGGCAGAGCATAAGAGGGCGGATTGGATTACTGGTCATTGGGAAGGTAGATTACTGATGATGGGCGGTCAATTCAAACGCAGATGACGATACATACTTCCCAGCACCTCCTCTCAGCCGTATTGGACACAATGAACCTCCCTACCCTCAGTTGGTCGATGCACGCTCATCCATCGCTCGAGGCGCCTTATGTCGAATTACCTAGAAGTCTGACTGCcgctgaagctgaggaggtggaacGTAGGTGTAATGATTTGATAGTTGAGGGAAACAGGGTGTGGGTGGATGTGAGCATacaaggtgaagatggtgatggcAGTTCAGATGTAGATGGACAGGTGGTagagggagaagttgaggagagAGTCAAGGTTGGCAAAGGGATTCCAGAGGATTatgatggggtgagtgatttttCAATCCTACATCATTGTGAACCTGTATACCTGGGATGGGATCAGGATGTCATGAAATCTCCACCCGCTACGTCCAGCGAATGGGAGAGATAGCGGCACCCGGCGAAAGCTCATTCGACGCTCGAAGACTGACATCTCTGACACCTCAGGGCGTGATTCGGc comes from the Kwoniella bestiolae CBS 10118 chromosome 2, complete sequence genome and includes:
- a CDS encoding pre-mRNA-splicing factor RSE1: MHLLNLTLQAPSNITSAVVGSFSGTKGQEILAVRGGTKLEILKLNTSTGQLDTICSTEAFGTVRNVVGFRLAGMTKDYILASSDSGRLSIIEFVVAPTPHFESLYQEVYGKSGSRRVVPGQYLAVDPKGRSCLVGASKLVYVLNRNSEGKLFPSSPLEAHRNHNLVTHIVGVDQGYDNPLYAALEMDYSESDEDPTGEAYENVQKYLTFYELDLGLNHVVRKWSEPTDRRANLLVQVPGGQNASSDRFDGPSGVLVCTEDHIIWKHMDVEAHRIPIPRRRNPLAQRGEKSRGLIIVAAVMHKIKGAFFFLLQSEDGDLYKVWIEHEGEDVRALKIKYFDTVPVANSLCILKSGYLFVASEFSDQNLYQFQALGDDDGEQEWSSTDYPDNGNIEGPLPYAFFNPRPLQNLLQVDTLSSLDPITDASVVNLLGPGSDTPQIYAACGRGPRSTFRTLKHGLDVSVLVSSPLPGVPTNVWTLKLTEEDEHDSYIVLSFPNGTLVLSIGATIEEVNDTGFLSSGPTLAVQQLGEAGLLQVHPYGLRHIRGADRVDEWPAPPGQTIVAATTNKRQVVIALSTAELVYFELDPEGSLSEYQDKKSLPGNATCLSIAEVPEGRRRTPFLAVGCDNQTVSVISLEPDSTLTTLSLQALTAPPSSICLAEIFDTSIDKNRATMFLNIGLANGVLLRTVVDPVDGSLSDTRLRFLGAKPPKLVRSTIHGQPSVMAFSSRTWLLYTYQDMLQTQPLIYDTLEYAWNLSAAMCPDGLIGISGNTLRIFTIPKLGEKLKQDVLPLSYTPRKFVSHPYNTVFYMIESDHRTYSPTAIDRIVREKEANGSRVDTSLLSLPPNEFGRPRAAAGHWASLLRVLDPLTNESIATFDLDEDEAAFSMTIAYFERGGGEPFLVVGTGVKTTLAPKSCQEGWLRVYAIKEQGRVLEFMHKTKTDDVPLCLAAFQGFLLAGVGKSLRLYEMGKKALLRKCENNSFPTGVATINVQGARIIVGDMQESTFYCVYRSVPTRQLLVFADDTQPRWLTCVTEVDYETIVCGDKFGNIFLNRLDSRTSETVDDDPTGATILHEKSFLMGAAHKTELLAHYNVGSIVTSITKIPLVAGGRDVLVYTTVSGSVGALIPFVSMDDVEFMSTLEMHMRSQNVSLVGRDHLAYRGYYVPVKGVIDGDLCENFNLLPYSKQQAIAADLDERSVGDVLKKLEQMRTSSAF